A window of Vibrio ishigakensis contains these coding sequences:
- the lptC gene encoding LPS export ABC transporter periplasmic protein LptC produces the protein MTSSRIFQLVLAGIIAFSGYYLLTNQEQTQVQVEPSAELPTFVGHRVTNTNFDQDGTRNYKITSEKLEHFSEEGNTIFDNIVLYVYREGTVEEWQVVSDVGVLDKTHKLTLTGNVVATNLLPDASFDTLETEKMIIELDSKDFNTDVQVTLTGPTFTNVGQALEGNLDKNEAVLFNHVQGVYEKAKP, from the coding sequence ATGACGAGTTCTAGAATTTTTCAGTTGGTGCTGGCGGGGATCATTGCATTCTCGGGCTATTACCTGCTGACAAATCAAGAACAGACTCAGGTTCAAGTAGAACCGAGTGCAGAGCTACCAACCTTTGTCGGTCACCGAGTGACTAATACCAACTTTGATCAAGATGGTACCCGAAACTACAAGATCACCTCAGAAAAGCTTGAACACTTCTCTGAGGAGGGCAACACCATATTTGATAACATCGTTCTGTATGTGTATCGTGAAGGTACAGTTGAAGAATGGCAGGTAGTGTCAGATGTAGGAGTTTTAGATAAAACTCATAAACTTACATTGACTGGCAACGTAGTTGCGACCAACCTGCTACCCGATGCAAGTTTCGATACCCTCGAAACCGAAAAAATGATTATTGAATTGGACTCTAAAGACTTCAATACCGATGTCCAGGTCACCCTAACCGGCCCAACCTTTACCAATGTTGGCCAGGCTCTCGAGGGTAACCTAGATAAGAATGAAGCCGTCCTGTTCAACCATGTACAAGGTGTTTATGAAAAAGCTAAGCCTTAG
- the lptA gene encoding lipopolysaccharide transport periplasmic protein LptA — MKKLSLSLLVGLLLSPAALALSTDSEQPVYIDSDSQHLDMKSNKVTFIGDVKMRQGSINVEGDKVIVFRNPEDGSIKEVEAYGQLAKFSQLTDDGKTIRGHAEELYYDMAKDELTMVKQAMLAQDDSTINGERIKYHITTEKMIAESGEGSRVSTVLQPQPKQKN, encoded by the coding sequence ATGAAAAAGCTAAGCCTTAGTTTATTAGTTGGCCTTCTGCTCTCTCCGGCAGCGCTCGCGCTCTCAACAGACTCTGAGCAACCGGTGTATATCGACTCAGATAGCCAACACCTAGATATGAAGAGCAACAAGGTTACCTTTATCGGTGATGTAAAAATGCGTCAAGGCAGCATCAACGTTGAAGGTGATAAGGTCATCGTGTTCCGTAATCCTGAAGATGGCTCTATCAAAGAGGTTGAAGCCTACGGTCAGCTAGCGAAATTCTCTCAGCTAACTGATGATGGCAAGACAATCAGAGGCCATGCGGAAGAGCTTTACTACGATATGGCTAAAGACGAATTGACCATGGTAAAGCAAGCCATGCTGGCGCAAGACGATAGCACCATCAATGGTGAACGTATCAAGTATCACATCACCACAGAGAAGATGATTGCTGAAAGTGGCGAAGGCTCACGCGTATCAACCGTTTTGCAACCTCAACCTAAGCAGAAGAACTAA
- the lptB gene encoding LPS export ABC transporter ATP-binding protein, which translates to MATLKAEHLAKSYKNRKVVADVSLQVESGQIVGLLGPNGAGKTTSFYMIVGLVARDEGKILIDEEDISLLPMHSRSRMGIGYLPQEASIFRKLSVEDNIYAVLQTRNDIGKQERDDKLEELLDEFNIQHIRKSAGMALSGGERRRVEIARALAANPQFILLDEPFAGVDPISVIDIKKIIEHLRDRGLGVLITDHNVRETLDVCERAYIVSQGHLIAEGTPEQVLDNEQVKKVYLGEQFRL; encoded by the coding sequence ATGGCAACACTTAAAGCTGAACACCTAGCAAAGAGCTACAAAAACCGTAAAGTAGTTGCGGATGTAAGCCTGCAGGTTGAGTCTGGGCAGATCGTTGGTTTGCTTGGTCCAAACGGTGCGGGTAAAACCACCTCTTTCTACATGATCGTAGGCCTAGTTGCCCGCGATGAAGGTAAGATCCTTATCGATGAGGAAGACATCAGTCTTCTTCCTATGCATAGCCGCTCCCGCATGGGTATCGGTTATCTTCCACAGGAAGCCTCTATCTTCCGTAAGCTTTCTGTTGAAGACAACATCTACGCAGTACTGCAAACTCGTAACGACATTGGCAAGCAAGAGCGTGATGACAAGCTAGAAGAACTGTTGGATGAGTTCAATATCCAACATATCCGCAAGAGCGCGGGTATGGCACTGTCCGGTGGTGAGCGTCGTCGTGTTGAGATTGCACGTGCTCTCGCGGCTAACCCTCAGTTTATCCTGCTAGATGAACCCTTTGCAGGCGTTGACCCAATCTCGGTTATCGATATCAAAAAGATCATCGAGCATCTGCGCGACCGTGGTTTAGGTGTATTGATCACTGACCACAACGTACGCGAGACCCTCGATGTGTGTGAGCGCGCTTATATTGTTAGCCAGGGACACCTGATCGCAGAAGGCACTCCGGAACAAGTGCTAGACAACGAACAGGTTAAGAAAGTGTACCTTGGCGAGCAGTTCCGCCTCTAA
- a CDS encoding RNA polymerase factor sigma-54, which produces MKAALQLKFGQQLAMTPQLQQAIRLLQLSSLDLQQEIQEALDSNPLLEIVEEGMTQTDEPKNNAENNSDTPETAQDSEPASPDSAEMMEQNSLNDDLAVDTSWDEVYSANSGNTGIAADDELPIYQGETQTNLYDHLLWQVELTPFSETDHAIALAIIDAIDDQGFLTLSVTDITASLALEDLEEDEVVAVLKRIQQFEPLGVGSRNLQECLLLQLDALEDNTPWKQEARQILQNQIQHLANRDYKMIVKETKLKESELIEVLQLIQRLDPRPGSQIGENGIEYVTPDVYVFKANGKWTVSLNNANIPQLDVNQTYASMSVSDSRESQYIKDQLQEAKWLIRSLENRNETLLKVAKCIVENQQAFFDKGEEAMQPMILNDVALAIDMHESTISRVTTQKFMHTPRGVFELKYFFSSHVSNDEGEDKSSTAIRAMIKKLVAEENGAKPLSDNKIATLLADQGVKVARRTVAKYRESLGIAPSSQRKRLV; this is translated from the coding sequence ATGAAAGCGGCCTTACAACTCAAATTCGGACAACAGCTAGCGATGACTCCGCAGTTGCAACAAGCTATACGCCTGTTGCAACTCTCTAGCCTCGACCTTCAGCAAGAGATCCAAGAAGCCTTAGACTCCAATCCTCTGTTAGAGATAGTCGAAGAAGGCATGACTCAAACTGACGAGCCAAAGAACAACGCTGAAAACAATTCCGATACACCAGAGACTGCACAAGACAGCGAACCTGCCTCTCCCGATAGCGCTGAGATGATGGAGCAAAACTCCCTCAACGACGACCTCGCCGTAGATACCTCTTGGGATGAGGTGTATAGCGCCAATTCTGGCAATACAGGTATTGCCGCTGATGATGAACTGCCGATTTATCAGGGTGAAACGCAAACCAATCTTTATGACCATTTGCTTTGGCAGGTGGAGCTGACGCCATTTAGCGAAACCGACCATGCCATTGCCCTAGCCATCATAGATGCTATCGATGACCAAGGCTTCCTGACCCTATCCGTTACCGATATTACCGCGAGTCTAGCGCTTGAAGACCTAGAGGAAGATGAGGTTGTAGCGGTTCTAAAACGCATTCAACAGTTTGAACCTCTTGGTGTCGGTTCTCGCAATCTGCAAGAGTGTTTGCTACTGCAATTGGATGCTCTGGAAGACAACACACCTTGGAAACAAGAAGCGCGCCAGATACTGCAAAATCAAATCCAACATTTGGCTAATCGCGACTACAAAATGATCGTGAAAGAAACTAAGCTCAAAGAGAGTGAATTGATTGAGGTTTTGCAACTAATCCAGCGTTTGGATCCTAGGCCTGGCAGTCAGATCGGCGAAAACGGAATCGAATACGTCACGCCAGATGTGTATGTGTTCAAAGCCAACGGTAAATGGACGGTATCCCTAAATAACGCCAATATTCCACAGCTTGATGTAAATCAGACCTACGCCTCTATGTCAGTCAGCGACAGTCGCGAAAGTCAGTACATTAAAGACCAACTGCAAGAAGCAAAATGGTTGATTCGTAGCTTGGAAAACCGCAATGAAACCTTACTCAAGGTCGCTAAGTGTATCGTCGAGAACCAGCAGGCATTTTTCGACAAGGGTGAAGAGGCGATGCAGCCTATGATCCTAAACGATGTTGCCCTCGCTATTGATATGCATGAGTCGACTATATCACGTGTCACAACTCAGAAATTTATGCACACACCGAGAGGGGTTTTTGAACTAAAATATTTCTTCTCGAGTCACGTGAGCAATGACGAGGGTGAGGATAAATCCTCCACTGCGATACGTGCCATGATAAAAAAATTGGTTGCCGAGGAAAATGGCGCCAAACCATTAAGTGATAACAAAATTGCCACCCTACTCGCTGATCAAGGAGTTAAAGTCGCTAGACGTACCGTGGCTAAATACCGAGAGTCCCTCGGCATTGCTCCGTCTAGTCAGCGAAAACGCCTAGTTTAG
- the hpf gene encoding ribosome hibernation promoting factor, with product MQINIKGHHVELTDSLQEYVNSKFQKLERFFEHITNVHVILKLEKVNHIAEATLHVSQGDIHAAADEENMYAAIDSLVDKLVRQLTKHKEKLNSH from the coding sequence ATGCAAATCAATATTAAAGGCCACCACGTTGAGCTAACTGATTCACTTCAAGAGTATGTAAATAGCAAATTCCAAAAATTAGAGCGATTCTTTGAGCACATCACCAATGTGCACGTTATCCTGAAGCTAGAAAAAGTAAACCATATTGCAGAAGCTACACTACACGTAAGCCAAGGCGACATTCACGCAGCAGCGGATGAAGAAAACATGTATGCTGCCATCGATAGCCTAGTCGACAAACTGGTACGTCAGTTGACTAAGCATAAAGAGAAATTAAACAGTCATTAA
- the ptsN gene encoding PTS IIA-like nitrogen regulatory protein PtsN, with the protein MQISEVLSLDCTKSAVQCSSKKRALELISEIAATHTGQDSTELFECMLGREKLGSTGIGNGIAIPHARMTNTDKAIAVLLQCEEAIEFDSIDNRPVDLLFALLVPEDQCKEHLKTLSCMAERLNDKAITKRLRHAESDEELFEIMVDKA; encoded by the coding sequence ATGCAAATCAGTGAAGTATTGTCTTTGGACTGCACCAAGAGTGCGGTCCAATGTTCAAGTAAAAAACGAGCTCTAGAGCTCATCAGTGAAATAGCTGCCACTCACACCGGCCAAGACTCAACCGAATTGTTCGAGTGTATGTTAGGCAGAGAAAAACTCGGTAGCACCGGCATCGGAAATGGGATTGCCATTCCCCATGCTCGTATGACAAACACAGACAAAGCCATTGCTGTGTTATTGCAATGCGAAGAAGCCATCGAATTCGATTCTATCGACAACCGTCCGGTTGACCTTCTTTTCGCTCTATTGGTTCCAGAAGACCAATGCAAAGAACACCTAAAAACCTTGTCTTGCATGGCTGAGCGCCTGAATGACAAGGCTATTACCAAACGCCTTCGTCACGCTGAAAGCGACGAAGAGCTATTTGAAATCATGGTTGATAAGGCCTAG
- the rapZ gene encoding RNase adapter RapZ — protein sequence MSEPRQLVVVSGNSGGGKSVALRALEDLGYYCVDNLPVNLLSAFVQGLSFKQKQVAVSIDIRNLPHDPNQVNFILDSLDKSISVTVLFLEANEQTLVKRYSETRRIHPLSLSQESRSLHQAIVEERHLLSHLKERADLVIDSSKLSIHELSELVRKRVLGRDGQELVMVFESFGFKHGLPADVDYVFDVRFLPNPHWEPELRPLTGLDKPIQDYLYGFEDVVDLKRQIEEFIERWLPALEKNNRSYLTVAIGCTGGKHRSVFLTQQIGEYFLQKGHNVLIRHTQLEKDQ from the coding sequence ATGTCTGAACCACGCCAACTAGTAGTGGTAAGCGGCAACTCCGGCGGTGGTAAAAGTGTTGCTTTGCGCGCACTTGAAGACCTGGGTTATTACTGTGTTGATAACCTGCCCGTCAACCTACTTAGCGCCTTTGTACAAGGTCTAAGCTTTAAACAAAAACAAGTTGCGGTGAGTATCGATATCCGCAACCTGCCCCATGATCCAAACCAAGTAAACTTCATTCTCGACTCGCTGGATAAGTCCATCTCAGTCACAGTCCTATTCCTCGAAGCCAATGAGCAGACGCTAGTGAAACGCTATAGCGAGACTAGGCGTATCCACCCTCTGTCACTTTCGCAAGAAAGTCGCTCACTACACCAAGCTATCGTTGAAGAGCGCCACCTACTCTCACACCTTAAAGAGCGTGCTGACTTGGTGATAGACAGCAGCAAGCTCTCTATCCATGAGCTGAGCGAACTGGTGAGAAAGCGTGTCCTAGGTCGGGATGGACAAGAGTTGGTGATGGTGTTTGAGTCCTTTGGCTTTAAGCACGGACTACCTGCTGATGTGGACTATGTGTTTGACGTGCGTTTCTTACCCAACCCGCATTGGGAGCCTGAGCTAAGGCCTTTAACTGGATTGGATAAACCTATCCAAGATTACCTATATGGCTTTGAAGATGTGGTCGACCTTAAGCGTCAGATAGAAGAGTTTATTGAACGCTGGTTGCCTGCCCTAGAAAAGAACAATCGGAGTTACCTGACGGTCGCTATCGGTTGTACTGGTGGTAAGCACCGCTCGGTATTCCTTACCCAGCAGATCGGTGAGTACTTCTTGCAAAAGGGCCATAATGTCCTTATCCGTCACACCCAATTAGAGAAAGATCAGTGA
- a CDS encoding HPr family phosphocarrier protein produces MTESRTLLIQNRLGLHARAAVKLVELAQGFDAKVILSNDEGEAEADSVMGLLMLESGQGEQITITADGSEAKQAISAISELIEGKFEEDD; encoded by the coding sequence GTGACAGAATCCCGCACTTTATTAATTCAAAACCGCTTGGGCTTGCACGCTCGAGCGGCGGTTAAGCTGGTAGAGCTTGCTCAAGGCTTCGATGCCAAGGTTATCCTGAGTAACGATGAAGGTGAGGCCGAAGCCGACAGCGTAATGGGCCTATTAATGCTTGAGTCAGGTCAAGGTGAGCAGATCACCATTACCGCCGATGGTAGTGAAGCTAAACAGGCCATCTCAGCTATCAGTGAGCTTATTGAAGGTAAGTTCGAAGAAGACGACTAA
- the mgtE gene encoding magnesium transporter: MAEQIEFDQAHQTLQEVSDALDNGRFVFVRRQLQSMEPEDIAHLLEASPRKSREVLWQLTDPEDYGEILDELNEDVKDSLVSKMAPDRLAEATEGLETDDVAYVLRSLPDDLSQQVLDQMDTADRQRVEKALSYEEDTAGSLMSTDVITIRGDVEIDVVLRYMRIKGELPDQTDTLYVLDDDDRLIGNLSLSILLTTQPDVQVSEVMTDADEAISVDLSDTDVASLFERRNWVSAPVVDEDQKLVGRITIDDVVDVIREDAEHSMMSMAGMDDDEDTFAPVFKSARRRSVWLGANVLAALAAASVSNLFEATLEQMAAIAILMTIVPSMGGVAGNQTVALVIRGLALGHIGDSNRKELLFKEAAIGLLNGILWALIIGAIVVVWKGDWLLGIIISGAMLTNLLIAGIAGVSVPIVLKKMNIDPALAGGMALTTITDVVGLSVFLGLATLFLV, encoded by the coding sequence ATGGCGGAACAGATCGAATTTGATCAAGCCCACCAAACCCTCCAAGAAGTCAGCGATGCTTTAGATAACGGTCGTTTTGTCTTTGTTCGGCGCCAACTGCAGAGTATGGAGCCAGAGGATATTGCGCACCTACTCGAAGCCTCTCCTCGTAAAAGCCGTGAAGTTCTGTGGCAACTCACAGACCCTGAAGACTATGGTGAAATCCTCGACGAACTGAATGAGGACGTTAAAGACAGCCTAGTCTCCAAGATGGCACCAGACCGACTCGCCGAAGCGACCGAAGGTCTAGAAACCGATGACGTAGCTTACGTACTTCGAAGCCTGCCTGACGATCTATCACAACAAGTTCTCGACCAAATGGATACCGCCGATAGGCAGAGGGTCGAGAAGGCACTGTCGTACGAGGAAGATACCGCCGGTAGTCTAATGAGCACCGACGTTATCACTATCCGTGGTGACGTAGAGATCGATGTTGTTCTTCGCTATATGCGTATTAAGGGCGAACTACCGGATCAAACCGATACCCTGTATGTACTTGATGACGATGACAGACTGATTGGTAACCTTTCTCTATCTATTTTGCTAACCACTCAGCCTGATGTGCAGGTTTCTGAGGTAATGACGGACGCTGATGAAGCGATCTCAGTAGACCTAAGTGATACCGATGTAGCCAGCCTGTTTGAACGTCGAAATTGGGTATCAGCGCCGGTTGTTGACGAAGACCAGAAACTGGTCGGTCGTATCACCATCGATGACGTGGTAGACGTTATCCGTGAGGACGCTGAGCACTCGATGATGAGTATGGCGGGTATGGATGACGACGAAGATACCTTCGCCCCTGTATTTAAATCCGCAAGACGACGCAGCGTCTGGCTCGGAGCAAACGTGCTTGCAGCCCTAGCTGCAGCCTCAGTATCGAACCTATTTGAAGCCACCCTCGAACAGATGGCGGCCATCGCTATCTTGATGACTATCGTGCCTTCTATGGGTGGTGTTGCTGGCAACCAGACGGTAGCTCTGGTTATCCGTGGCCTTGCCCTAGGTCATATCGGTGACAGTAACCGCAAAGAGCTACTGTTTAAGGAAGCGGCTATCGGCCTTCTAAACGGTATCCTTTGGGCGCTGATCATCGGCGCTATCGTAGTGGTATGGAAAGGCGACTGGTTGTTGGGGATCATTATCTCTGGGGCTATGCTCACCAACCTTCTCATTGCAGGCATAGCAGGTGTATCCGTGCCTATTGTGCTGAAGAAGATGAATATCGACCCTGCCCTTGCAGGCGGTATGGCCCTTACCACAATTACCGACGTGGTCGGCCTATCAGTGTTCTTAGGCCTCGCTACCCTATTCTTGGTATAA
- the pmbA gene encoding metalloprotease PmbA, with protein MDARQRIAQQKTELEQAVARALELAKVGADAAEVAINKSTGLSVSTRMCEVENVEFNSDGALGVTVYRGQRKGSASTSDLSEKAIAQTVAAALDIAKYTSEDPCAGPGPAELMVKEVKDLDLFHPDEPDPDQAAKLAIEAEQAALSYSDKIKQSDGASYDSHYGIRVYGNSHGVLASYPSSRHSISCCVIGVGDNETMERDYSYSVARRSQDLWTPETVGIKAAKRTTDRLDAQQIPTGEYPVMFLADVATGLMGHLATAISGGSLYRKSSFLLDHLGKKILPEWFNVIERPHTLRGLASTPFDSEGVQTKDYDIISDGILATYLLTSYSARKLNMTTTGHAGGIHNWFVQSTGQDFDAMLKELGTGFLVTELMGQGVNGVTGDYSRGAAGFWVENGKIQYPVSEVTVAGNLKDMFQRIVAVGNDVETRSQIQTGSMLIESMKVAGN; from the coding sequence ATGGACGCTAGACAACGAATTGCCCAACAAAAAACTGAACTGGAACAAGCAGTAGCCCGAGCGCTGGAATTAGCGAAGGTGGGTGCTGATGCCGCTGAAGTCGCTATCAACAAGTCGACTGGCTTGAGTGTCTCAACTCGTATGTGCGAGGTAGAGAACGTTGAATTCAACAGCGACGGTGCACTTGGAGTGACGGTTTATCGCGGGCAACGCAAGGGTAGTGCGTCTACGTCTGATCTCAGTGAAAAGGCCATAGCTCAAACGGTGGCGGCCGCGCTTGATATTGCGAAGTACACCTCTGAAGACCCATGTGCAGGCCCAGGCCCTGCAGAGCTTATGGTTAAGGAAGTGAAAGACCTTGACCTGTTCCACCCTGATGAGCCAGATCCAGACCAAGCGGCTAAGCTGGCCATTGAAGCTGAGCAAGCTGCGCTAAGCTACAGCGACAAGATCAAGCAAAGTGATGGTGCGAGCTATGATAGCCATTATGGTATCCGTGTTTATGGTAACTCTCATGGCGTACTTGCTAGCTATCCGTCGAGTCGCCACAGCATCAGCTGCTGTGTTATTGGTGTGGGTGACAATGAGACCATGGAGCGTGACTACAGCTACTCAGTGGCTCGTCGCTCACAAGACCTATGGACACCTGAGACAGTAGGCATCAAGGCCGCTAAGCGCACCACAGACCGTTTGGATGCACAGCAGATCCCAACCGGCGAATATCCAGTAATGTTCCTTGCCGATGTGGCGACCGGTCTTATGGGGCACCTTGCGACTGCCATCAGTGGTGGGAGCCTGTATCGTAAGTCGTCATTCCTTCTAGACCACCTTGGTAAGAAGATCCTACCGGAATGGTTTAACGTGATTGAACGTCCGCACACACTACGTGGCCTAGCATCTACTCCATTTGACAGTGAAGGTGTGCAGACTAAGGATTACGACATCATCTCTGATGGCATCTTGGCGACCTATCTTCTGACGAGCTACTCGGCACGTAAGCTAAACATGACCACAACCGGTCACGCTGGTGGTATCCACAACTGGTTCGTTCAATCTACCGGTCAAGACTTCGATGCCATGCTAAAAGAGCTAGGTACAGGCTTCCTAGTTACAGAGTTAATGGGTCAAGGCGTGAACGGCGTGACTGGCGATTACTCTCGAGGTGCAGCAGGTTTCTGGGTTGAGAACGGCAAGATCCAATATCCAGTGTCTGAGGTAACGGTTGCAGGTAACCTTAAGGATATGTTCCAACGCATTGTTGCTGTGGGTAATGATGTGGAGACCCGCTCTCAGATCCAAACCGGTTCAATGCTGATTGAATCAATGAAGGTTGCGGGCAACTAA
- the yjgA gene encoding ribosome biogenesis factor YjgA: protein MARKNQKAPWEEEEEIIWVSKTEMKEDMEALQKLGEELVGLKPSVLEKFPLPDDLAEAIKDAQRFKNEAKRRQLQYIGKLMRQIEPEPIQAALDKVRNKHAQASAELHKLEALRDRLVEEGDSAIEEVLEKFPSADRQRLRQLVRQANKEKKQSKPPKAYREIFQTLKELNDDA from the coding sequence ATGGCACGAAAAAACCAAAAAGCCCCTTGGGAAGAGGAAGAAGAGATCATCTGGGTAAGTAAGACCGAGATGAAAGAAGATATGGAAGCACTGCAAAAGCTAGGTGAAGAACTAGTGGGACTAAAGCCTTCTGTATTGGAGAAATTCCCGCTACCAGATGACCTTGCTGAAGCCATCAAAGATGCACAGCGCTTCAAAAATGAAGCCAAGCGTCGCCAACTGCAATATATCGGTAAGCTGATGCGTCAGATCGAGCCTGAACCAATCCAAGCAGCGCTAGATAAGGTTCGTAACAAACACGCACAAGCATCGGCAGAACTGCACAAGCTAGAAGCCTTGCGTGACCGCCTAGTTGAAGAAGGCGACAGTGCTATCGAAGAGGTGCTAGAGAAATTCCCGAGTGCTGACCGCCAGCGTTTGCGCCAGCTAGTGCGTCAGGCAAACAAAGAGAAAAAACAGAGTAAGCCACCTAAGGCATACCGCGAGATTTTCCAAACGCTAAAAGAGCTTAACGACGACGCTTAA
- the tldD gene encoding metalloprotease TldD, with protein sequence MTLQQVEQELLAPTGLDEAKIGETLATIASRDVDYADIYFQSSWHETLVLEDSIIKDGSFNIDRGVGVRAVSGEKTGFAYSDQIQADSLHQSALAARGIAQQGQSGRVQAFSRHHDAPHYQAVNPLESLDKIRKIELLKELDVYIRTKEPLISEVNISLSGVYEQMLVAATDGTYAADIRPLVRLSISVLAQRGDRRERGSSGGGGRYDYQYFLEQDGGKTVALRFADEAIRLALVNLESEAAPAGAMPVVLGAGWPGVLLHEAVGHGLEGDFNRKESSVFSGKVGEKVTSDLCTIVDDGTLLDRRGSLNIDDEGVEGQYNTLIENGVLKGYMQDKLNARLMGVKPTGNGRRESFAHLPMPRMTNTYMLPGQHSPEEIISTVEKGLYAPSFAGGQVDITSGKFVFSTSEAYLIENGKITRPVKGATLIGSGIEAMQQVSMVGNDLELDKGVGVCGKAGQSVPVGVGQPTLKLDSITVGGTE encoded by the coding sequence ATGACATTACAGCAAGTAGAACAAGAACTTTTGGCACCCACTGGCTTGGATGAAGCCAAGATTGGAGAGACACTAGCTACTATCGCATCGCGTGATGTGGACTATGCGGATATCTATTTTCAATCTAGCTGGCATGAGACCCTAGTGCTTGAAGATAGCATCATCAAAGATGGTTCATTCAACATCGACCGTGGTGTGGGCGTTCGAGCGGTAAGCGGTGAGAAGACTGGTTTTGCATACTCGGATCAGATCCAAGCCGATAGCCTACATCAAAGTGCCTTAGCAGCACGTGGTATTGCTCAGCAAGGTCAGAGCGGTCGAGTGCAGGCGTTTTCACGCCATCACGATGCGCCTCATTATCAAGCGGTGAACCCGCTAGAGAGCCTAGATAAGATACGTAAGATCGAGCTTCTAAAAGAACTAGATGTTTATATCCGTACTAAAGAGCCGTTGATCTCTGAGGTGAACATCAGTCTAAGCGGTGTCTATGAGCAGATGCTAGTGGCCGCAACTGACGGTACCTATGCGGCTGATATAAGGCCTTTGGTTCGTTTATCTATCAGCGTATTAGCACAGCGTGGCGATCGTCGTGAGCGCGGCTCATCTGGTGGTGGCGGTCGCTACGACTATCAATACTTCCTTGAGCAAGATGGCGGTAAGACAGTAGCTTTGCGCTTTGCTGATGAAGCGATTCGCTTAGCTCTAGTGAATCTAGAATCTGAAGCTGCTCCTGCTGGCGCTATGCCAGTGGTATTGGGCGCAGGCTGGCCAGGTGTGCTTCTGCATGAAGCGGTAGGTCATGGCCTAGAGGGTGATTTTAACCGTAAAGAGTCGTCTGTATTCTCAGGAAAGGTTGGAGAGAAGGTAACTTCTGATCTCTGTACCATCGTCGATGACGGCACCTTACTGGATCGTCGTGGCTCTCTGAATATCGATGATGAGGGTGTGGAAGGCCAATACAACACCTTGATCGAAAACGGTGTGCTTAAAGGCTATATGCAAGACAAGCTTAACGCGCGTCTGATGGGTGTAAAACCTACCGGTAATGGTCGTCGTGAGTCGTTTGCTCACCTTCCTATGCCTCGTATGACTAACACCTATATGCTTCCTGGTCAGCATAGCCCAGAAGAGATCATCTCTACGGTTGAGAAAGGCCTGTATGCGCCAAGCTTTGCTGGTGGTCAGGTGGATATCACCTCAGGTAAGTTCGTGTTCTCTACCTCTGAGGCGTATCTGATTGAAAACGGTAAGATCACTCGCCCAGTAAAAGGCGCTACTTTGATTGGCTCAGGTATCGAAGCCATGCAACAGGTCTCTATGGTGGGTAACGATCTAGAGTTGGATAAAGGTGTTGGTGTGTGTGGCAAGGCCGGTCAAAGTGTACCTGTAGGCGTTGGTCAACCAACCCTTAAGCTAGACAGCATCACTGTGGGTGGTACCGAGTAA